In one Clostridia bacterium genomic region, the following are encoded:
- a CDS encoding efflux RND transporter periplasmic adaptor subunit: protein MKVLTHKWFILIVLVLVVAGVAAFTLRGKEKTQYFTGKAERGDLRAVVEATGTINAVTTVQVGSQVSGNVSKLFADFNSRVKKGQVIARIDPSIFEGNLNQAQADMENAKANLAVARANLEKSKATALQAKQDLERTERLTKEGVMSQQQLDLAQSNYDAAAAQVNASQAQVTQASAQIKQRGAAVQVAQTNVNNTIITAPIDGTVVNRNVDVGQTVAASMQAPTLFTIAQDLTKMQVYAKTDESDVGMIRPGQKVTFKVDAFPKDVFTGEVVQVRMNATTVQNVVTYDTVVEFANPEMKLFPGMTAYVTIPVSEAEDALKIPNGALRYRPDMSPDELKAVMAKYGMDQGGRGQRNGATSASAGNGTRPGGTATGENGATAQFGARKRAAAENADQADATTPEVQGPRQVKPEMALVWKLRQDKSLEPVQVRVGITDHTMTEVAEVLKGDLKEGDELVIGAASANRAVGGGATPRPGMGGGAGGPRMR from the coding sequence TTGAAAGTTCTTACACACAAGTGGTTTATCCTGATTGTTTTGGTACTGGTCGTGGCCGGAGTAGCGGCTTTCACGCTGCGCGGCAAAGAGAAAACGCAATACTTCACGGGCAAAGCCGAGCGCGGCGACTTGCGCGCAGTAGTAGAAGCTACGGGTACGATCAATGCCGTGACGACCGTACAGGTCGGCTCACAGGTTTCGGGCAATGTTTCGAAGCTATTTGCCGATTTTAATTCGCGCGTGAAAAAAGGGCAGGTCATTGCCCGCATCGATCCCTCTATCTTTGAAGGCAATCTGAACCAGGCCCAGGCCGACATGGAAAACGCAAAGGCTAATCTGGCCGTTGCGCGTGCCAACCTGGAAAAATCGAAAGCCACGGCGCTCCAGGCGAAACAGGACTTGGAACGCACGGAGCGGCTGACCAAAGAAGGCGTCATGAGCCAACAGCAGCTCGACCTGGCGCAGTCGAACTACGATGCCGCGGCAGCGCAGGTGAATGCCTCGCAGGCCCAGGTAACACAGGCCTCGGCCCAAATCAAGCAGCGCGGGGCGGCAGTGCAGGTGGCCCAAACCAACGTGAACAACACGATCATCACCGCTCCCATTGACGGCACGGTGGTGAACCGCAATGTGGACGTTGGCCAGACGGTTGCCGCCTCCATGCAGGCACCCACTCTTTTCACGATCGCGCAGGACCTTACGAAGATGCAGGTCTATGCCAAAACGGACGAGAGTGACGTTGGCATGATCCGCCCGGGGCAGAAGGTAACTTTTAAGGTCGATGCTTTCCCTAAAGACGTTTTCACGGGTGAAGTGGTGCAGGTACGCATGAACGCGACAACCGTGCAGAACGTCGTGACCTATGACACGGTTGTGGAATTTGCCAATCCCGAGATGAAGCTGTTTCCGGGTATGACAGCCTATGTGACCATCCCGGTATCAGAAGCGGAGGACGCGCTGAAGATTCCGAATGGCGCTTTGCGCTATCGTCCCGACATGAGTCCAGATGAACTCAAGGCTGTGATGGCGAAGTACGGCATGGACCAGGGCGGACGTGGGCAGCGCAACGGAGCTACGAGTGCATCGGCCGGCAACGGTACGCGCCCGGGCGGTACTGCAACGGGAGAGAATGGCGCCACGGCGCAGTTTGGCGCGAGGAAACGCGCGGCAGCCGAGAACGCCGACCAGGCAGACGCCACAACTCCTGAAGTACAAGGGCCGCGACAGGTAAAGCCGGAAATGGCGCTGGTTTGGAAACTGCGGCAGGATAAATCGCTTGAACCGGTTCAGGTGCGGGTCGGCATTACGGACCACACCATGACGGAAGTGGCCGAGGTACTGAAGGGCGACCTGAAAGAAGGCGACGAACTGGTGATTGGCGCAGCTTCGGCAAACCGTGCGGTCGGCGGCGGCGCAACTCCGCGGCCTGGCATGGGTGGCGGCGCAGGCGGGCCGCGCATGAGGTAA
- a CDS encoding ABC transporter ATP-binding protein, producing MDLLTRERQEDSLSTASKPVLQVLDVHKYYELGETRVHALRGVTVDINRGEFVAIMGASGSGKSTFMNILGCLDKPTSGQYFLEDTDVSGLTKKDLALIRNRKIGFVFQGFNLLSRTTALENVELPTLYARIDKAERDKRGKQALELVGLGERVDHFPSQLSGGQQQRVAIARALVNRPAILLADEPTGNLDSRTSVEIMDIFQTLNAEGLTIVLVTHEHDIAQFAKRNIFFRDGKIKRDEFVKDRPLASEVLRTMPTVDED from the coding sequence ATGGATCTGCTCACAAGAGAACGACAGGAAGACTCACTTAGCACGGCGTCGAAGCCGGTACTACAGGTTCTGGACGTGCACAAGTACTACGAACTAGGGGAAACGCGTGTTCATGCGCTTCGCGGAGTGACGGTCGATATCAACCGAGGCGAGTTCGTCGCAATCATGGGCGCGAGCGGCAGCGGAAAATCGACTTTCATGAATATTCTTGGCTGCCTGGACAAGCCAACCAGCGGACAATATTTCCTCGAAGACACGGATGTCTCAGGACTGACGAAGAAAGACCTCGCACTGATACGGAACCGCAAAATTGGGTTCGTGTTCCAAGGCTTCAACCTCCTTTCGCGCACGACCGCGCTGGAAAACGTCGAACTGCCGACGCTGTACGCGCGCATCGACAAGGCTGAACGCGACAAGCGTGGAAAACAAGCGCTTGAACTGGTAGGCCTGGGAGAGCGAGTGGATCACTTCCCTTCCCAACTTTCCGGCGGACAGCAACAGCGAGTGGCCATCGCGCGGGCGCTGGTGAACAGACCCGCCATACTGCTGGCCGATGAGCCGACTGGGAACCTGGACAGCCGAACGTCTGTGGAGATTATGGATATCTTCCAGACGCTCAACGCCGAGGGATTGACGATCGTACTGGTGACGCACGAGCATGACATCGCACAGTTTGCGAAGCGGAACATTTTCTTCCGAGACGGCAAGATCAAGCGCGACGAGTTTGTGAAGGATCGTCCACTGGCCAGCGAAGTATTGCGAACGATGCCCACTGTTGACGAAGACTGA
- a CDS encoding ABC transporter permease, translated as MDLISILRIALRALARNKMRSSLTMLGIIIGVGAVIAMVGVGQGARQQVQDQIAAMGSNILFVGSGSVNRSGQRTGFGGTKTLVQGDLDAIMREVPTIKAAAPSSGTSVQIVFENQNWSTRVTGTTPAYFEVRSWPIQKGSVFTTGDVETAANVIIIGDTVRKNLFGDTDPIGKTIRVRSLPFKVVGVLSVRGYSAGGMGGDQDDTAILPITTLQKKLTGDTWLQGIMLSAISREASYAAQSQVEALLRDRHRIRPAQDDDFFVRNMADFAELQDQSSAVFTYLLGSIASVSLLVGGIGIMNIMLVSVTERTREIGIRMAIGATEADVQRQFLIEAVVLSLMGGAIGILLGVGTSFAITNLLGWAVQVSPIAIGTAVVFSMAVGVFFGFYPARKAARLDPIEALRYE; from the coding sequence ATGGACTTAATTTCGATTTTACGGATTGCGCTACGGGCGCTGGCTCGCAATAAGATGCGCTCCAGCCTGACGATGCTGGGCATCATCATTGGCGTCGGCGCGGTGATTGCCATGGTTGGCGTGGGCCAGGGGGCGCGCCAACAAGTACAGGACCAGATTGCGGCCATGGGCTCGAACATTTTGTTCGTCGGCTCCGGTTCGGTGAACCGCAGCGGACAAAGAACCGGATTTGGCGGCACCAAGACTCTGGTACAGGGCGACCTGGACGCGATTATGCGCGAAGTCCCCACGATCAAGGCTGCGGCTCCGAGCAGCGGTACAAGCGTGCAGATCGTGTTCGAAAACCAGAACTGGTCGACGCGTGTCACAGGAACCACGCCTGCCTATTTCGAAGTGCGCTCGTGGCCTATACAAAAAGGCTCCGTTTTCACCACAGGCGATGTGGAAACCGCGGCGAACGTCATCATCATCGGCGATACGGTACGCAAGAATTTGTTTGGCGACACGGACCCGATCGGCAAGACGATCCGGGTGCGCAGCTTGCCATTCAAGGTGGTGGGCGTGCTGAGCGTGAGGGGCTACTCGGCAGGCGGCATGGGTGGCGATCAGGACGATACGGCAATTCTCCCGATCACGACCCTGCAAAAGAAACTAACGGGTGACACCTGGCTACAGGGCATCATGCTCTCGGCAATATCTCGTGAGGCAAGCTATGCGGCGCAGTCGCAGGTTGAGGCGCTGCTGAGGGATCGCCATCGTATTCGTCCCGCTCAGGACGACGATTTTTTTGTTCGCAATATGGCTGACTTTGCTGAGTTGCAGGACCAATCGAGCGCCGTGTTCACCTACCTGCTGGGTTCGATCGCAAGCGTGTCGCTGCTCGTGGGCGGGATCGGCATCATGAATATCATGCTGGTGAGCGTGACGGAGCGTACGCGCGAAATCGGTATTCGGATGGCGATTGGCGCGACCGAGGCGGACGTGCAGCGGCAGTTCCTGATTGAGGCCGTGGTGCTGAGTTTGATGGGAGGCGCGATCGGTATCTTGCTTGGAGTCGGAACCTCGTTTGCCATTACGAACCTGCTCGGTTGGGCAGTGCAGGTTTCGCCAATCGCGATCGGCACGGCGGTCGTGTTCTCAATGGCCGTAGGCGTTTTCTTCGGCTTCTATCCCGCCAGGAAAGCTGCGCGCCTGGACCCGATCGAGGCGCTTCGCTACGAGTAA
- a CDS encoding CcmD family protein, which yields MNFLYSAYVVTWVIHIAYLLYLGRRFAHVREEARELDNR from the coding sequence ATGAATTTTCTCTATTCCGCTTACGTCGTGACCTGGGTCATTCACATCGCATATCTGCTCTACCTCGGACGCCGCTTCGCACATGTGCGTGAAGAAGCGCGTGAACTAGACAATCGATAA
- the ccsA gene encoding cytochrome c biogenesis protein CcsA, with protein sequence MKPGFLIFALVTFGLLSYGLYAGMVGAPTEQTMGNVQRIFYYHVPSAWVAFLCFFANFLASIWYLVQRSQRADAVALSTAEVGVVFCTVVLITGPLWAKPVWGIWWTWDARLTSTLVLWLIYVSYLVLRRFAAGAQTQVLAAALAIFGFVDVPIVYLSIRYFRTQHPQPVIGGGEGSGIHPAMLSALLWNFAAFSALAIMLIWVRYRLQIMEQQVEEAHAERALLDPEAHTK encoded by the coding sequence ATGAAACCTGGATTTCTGATCTTCGCTCTCGTGACGTTTGGCTTGCTCTCGTACGGTCTCTACGCCGGAATGGTCGGCGCGCCGACGGAGCAGACCATGGGCAATGTGCAGAGGATCTTCTACTATCACGTGCCATCGGCGTGGGTGGCGTTCCTTTGCTTTTTCGCGAACTTCCTCGCGTCTATTTGGTATCTGGTTCAGCGCAGTCAACGCGCAGACGCTGTTGCTCTCTCGACAGCGGAAGTTGGTGTCGTTTTCTGCACGGTGGTCCTCATCACAGGTCCCCTGTGGGCGAAGCCTGTGTGGGGCATCTGGTGGACGTGGGACGCGCGCCTTACAAGCACGCTCGTGCTCTGGCTTATCTACGTCAGCTATCTCGTGCTTCGCCGTTTTGCCGCCGGAGCCCAGACGCAGGTACTCGCAGCGGCGCTCGCGATCTTTGGTTTTGTTGACGTGCCGATCGTGTATCTCTCCATTCGCTACTTCCGCACGCAGCATCCGCAGCCTGTGATCGGCGGTGGAGAGGGTTCCGGCATTCACCCAGCCATGCTCAGTGCATTGCTATGGAACTTCGCCGCATTCTCGGCGCTTGCGATCATGCTGATTTGGGTTCGATATCGCCTTCAGATAATGGAACAGCAGGTGGAAGAAGCGCACGCAGAGCGTGCATTGCTTGACCCGGAGGCACATACGAAATGA
- a CDS encoding heme exporter protein CcmB, giving the protein MSRTAAIAGPTIASPGLFRVLRNSLVKDLRLEWRSKDAINSMLFFALLVVVIFSFAFEPTAEESRRVAGGLIWVSFLFAAVVALNQTWARELRNQVLDAYRVSPAPPVSLFLSKAIANFIFVCVLEAVMTPLFVVFYDLRAIGPIYQLAVIGLLGTWALVVNGTFFAAISIRTRSREIMLPLILFPVSIPALIAMVDGTRMILTGEASPQFWIQLLAVYDVVFTTVCIFLFETVLNAE; this is encoded by the coding sequence ATGAGCCGCACCGCCGCCATTGCCGGGCCCACGATCGCCAGCCCCGGACTATTCCGCGTTCTGCGCAACTCGCTCGTCAAAGACCTTCGCCTTGAGTGGCGCTCGAAAGACGCCATCAACTCAATGCTGTTTTTCGCGTTGCTTGTCGTCGTTATTTTCAGCTTTGCCTTCGAACCCACGGCGGAGGAATCGCGTCGCGTCGCTGGCGGGCTCATCTGGGTATCGTTCCTCTTCGCCGCGGTCGTCGCGCTTAACCAGACGTGGGCACGTGAGCTACGCAACCAGGTGCTGGACGCCTACCGCGTCTCGCCCGCTCCGCCGGTTTCACTATTCCTTTCCAAGGCAATTGCGAATTTCATCTTCGTCTGCGTGCTCGAGGCGGTGATGACGCCGCTCTTCGTCGTCTTCTACGACCTTCGCGCCATCGGGCCTATCTACCAGTTGGCCGTCATCGGTCTCCTCGGCACGTGGGCGCTCGTGGTCAATGGAACGTTTTTCGCCGCGATTTCGATTCGGACTCGCAGCCGCGAGATCATGCTTCCGCTGATCTTGTTTCCTGTTTCGATTCCCGCGCTCATCGCCATGGTCGATGGCACGCGCATGATCCTTACGGGCGAAGCGTCACCGCAGTTCTGGATACAGTTGCTAGCTGTTTACGATGTGGTTTTTACGACGGTATGTATTTTTCTCTTTGAAACCGTACTGAACGCCGAGTGA
- a CDS encoding ABC transporter ATP-binding protein, producing the protein MISTQIPESVTAGTQPAVSISDLVRHFGRFAALRGITADFAPGRLYVILGDNGAGKSTLLRTLTGLLKPTRGTVRVLGTTDLQSIAPRFGYMGHAPLVYDELDALENLRYFAGLYGLDDDARCAEAISRVGLDPTLKRRVGQYSQGMRQRVSLARAVIHDPELLLLDEPFSNVDVNSARAMAALLGSMRDCGKTILVVTHQAALMEPVADEAVLMAGGRIVERLHGIPAHLLTPYGQMQNQVQR; encoded by the coding sequence GTGATATCAACGCAAATCCCGGAATCCGTAACCGCCGGTACTCAACCGGCTGTCTCTATTTCAGATCTCGTGCGGCACTTCGGACGGTTCGCAGCGTTGCGCGGCATCACCGCAGACTTCGCCCCCGGCCGCCTCTACGTAATCCTGGGAGATAACGGGGCTGGCAAGAGTACGCTCCTGCGCACCCTGACAGGTTTACTCAAGCCCACGCGTGGCACGGTTCGCGTGCTCGGCACTACCGACCTGCAATCCATCGCTCCACGATTCGGCTATATGGGCCACGCTCCGCTCGTCTATGACGAACTGGACGCCCTCGAGAATTTGCGCTACTTTGCCGGACTGTATGGCCTTGACGATGACGCGCGTTGTGCCGAGGCAATCAGTCGCGTCGGACTCGATCCTACGCTGAAGCGCCGCGTCGGACAGTATTCCCAAGGCATGCGCCAGCGTGTCTCGCTCGCTCGCGCTGTTATCCACGATCCGGAATTGCTTCTGCTCGACGAGCCTTTCTCCAACGTGGATGTGAATTCCGCGCGCGCCATGGCTGCCTTGCTCGGCTCCATGCGCGATTGCGGAAAGACTATCCTCGTCGTCACGCATCAGGCGGCGCTAATGGAGCCCGTCGCCGACGAAGCTGTGCTCATGGCCGGCGGTCGCATTGTCGAGCGCCTTCACGGAATCCCGGCACACCTGCTTACTCCGTACGGGCAGATGCAAAACCAGGTGCAACGATGA
- a CDS encoding cytochrome c maturation protein CcmE, with protein MSAQRKKYVQFGVAIGIVVLSLGYLAFTGAQESKSYYVTIKELQGMDGSVYSKRLRVAGNVQPGSIKRQGTRVEFSLNEEGRLLSVIYNGTEAPPDTFKDESQALAEGTYGRDGVFHAKKLQAKCASKYAPQQQSQPGAPASEKAQAAPAAALGK; from the coding sequence ATGTCTGCGCAGAGGAAAAAGTACGTGCAGTTCGGCGTCGCTATCGGCATCGTCGTCCTCTCTCTTGGCTATCTCGCTTTCACCGGCGCGCAGGAGAGCAAAAGTTATTACGTCACGATCAAAGAACTCCAGGGCATGGACGGCAGCGTGTACAGCAAACGCTTGCGCGTCGCCGGAAATGTGCAGCCTGGCTCCATAAAACGCCAGGGCACGCGCGTTGAGTTCTCGTTGAACGAAGAAGGGCGACTGCTTTCAGTCATCTATAACGGAACCGAAGCTCCGCCTGACACTTTCAAAGACGAATCGCAGGCGTTGGCCGAGGGTACTTACGGGCGTGATGGCGTCTTCCATGCCAAGAAGCTTCAGGCCAAGTGCGCCTCGAAGTATGCTCCGCAACAGCAGTCGCAACCCGGCGCGCCTGCCAGCGAAAAGGCGCAGGCCGCACCGGCAGCTGCACTCGGAAAGTGA